One window from the genome of Phycisphaerales bacterium encodes:
- the hemW gene encoding radical SAM family heme chaperone HemW gives MSRTLHPTILGAERQEIYGQSAELVPLLTGLIPPARPRSLYVHTPFCFHKCHYCDFYSIVDTRDRQEEFVRRLSGELLSLQTLVSHPMDTIFVGGGTPTLLEPALWERLLDTLAAFALPDRQTEFTVEANPETVTPELLEILAAGGVNRLSIGAQSFQPRHLTALERWHDPANVGRTFDLARAAGLTNLSLDLIFAIPGQSLEDWLTDLDAALDLAPAHISCYALTYEPNTPLAARLAAGQVERIDEDLEAEMFLATRQRLSAAGYQAYEISNFAGGGFECRHNLAYWRNEDWLTAGPSASGHVAGWRWKNAPHLGRYLASTGLAPLSECAQPQEATRLAERLMMSLRLAEGVGAGEMLQHADRLGRTDHLRRAVELQLQSGAIIERSGRWSISEESLLLADSIIGALMRAVDP, from the coding sequence TTGAGCCGGACACTCCACCCTACCATACTCGGCGCCGAACGGCAAGAAATCTACGGGCAAAGTGCCGAGCTGGTTCCACTTCTGACCGGGCTCATCCCACCGGCCCGGCCCCGTTCACTCTACGTACACACCCCGTTCTGCTTCCACAAGTGCCACTACTGCGACTTCTACAGTATCGTGGACACGCGCGATCGGCAGGAGGAGTTCGTCCGCCGCCTCTCAGGTGAATTATTGAGCCTCCAGACCCTCGTGTCGCATCCCATGGACACGATTTTCGTCGGCGGCGGGACGCCGACCCTGCTCGAACCGGCTCTCTGGGAGCGGCTTTTGGATACCCTCGCTGCCTTCGCCCTCCCCGACCGCCAGACCGAATTCACCGTCGAAGCCAATCCGGAAACCGTCACGCCGGAATTGCTCGAAATCCTTGCCGCCGGCGGGGTGAATCGGCTGAGTATCGGAGCCCAGTCGTTCCAGCCGCGGCATCTCACTGCGCTCGAGCGGTGGCACGATCCGGCCAACGTCGGCCGGACTTTCGACCTCGCACGGGCCGCCGGGCTGACCAACCTCAGCCTCGATCTCATCTTCGCCATCCCCGGCCAGAGCCTGGAAGACTGGCTCACCGACCTCGATGCCGCGCTCGACCTGGCGCCGGCACACATCAGTTGCTACGCGCTCACCTACGAGCCCAACACCCCGCTCGCGGCCCGGCTCGCGGCGGGACAGGTGGAGCGGATCGATGAAGACCTCGAAGCGGAGATGTTTCTCGCGACGCGGCAGCGCCTCAGCGCCGCTGGTTATCAGGCCTATGAGATCAGCAACTTCGCCGGCGGCGGATTCGAGTGCCGCCACAACCTCGCCTACTGGCGCAACGAAGACTGGCTCACCGCCGGGCCCAGCGCCTCGGGCCACGTCGCCGGCTGGCGCTGGAAGAACGCACCTCACCTGGGCCGCTACCTCGCCTCGACGGGCCTGGCGCCGCTGAGCGAGTGCGCCCAGCCGCAGGAAGCGACGCGACTGGCCGAGCGCCTCATGATGAGCCTGCGCCTGGCCGAAGGCGTCGGCGCTGGCGAAATGCTGCAGCATGCCGATCGGCTCGGAAGGACGGATCACCTCCGCCGGGCCGTTGAGCTGCAACTGCAGTCAGGAGCGATCATCGAGCGCTCCGGGCGCTGGTCAATCAGCGAAGAGTCCCTGCTGTTGGCGGATTCGATCATCGGCGCATTGATGCGCGCCGTCGATCCGTGA
- a CDS encoding response regulator: MAAEAAKPTDTLSDRQCAGCRLLIVDDNPQNVELLEAYLASLKCRVSSAADGIEALAAVQREQPDLILLDVMMPRMSGFEVCQRLKSDPATRDIPILMVTALNEVGDVERGAEAGTDDFLSKPFNKVELLTRVRSLLRLRLLKRELDQQMGRSDVDRQSDLDQQTSPGF; encoded by the coding sequence ATGGCAGCCGAGGCGGCGAAACCTACCGACACGTTGAGCGATCGCCAGTGCGCGGGCTGCCGCCTGCTCATCGTCGATGACAATCCGCAGAACGTCGAACTGCTCGAGGCCTATCTCGCGTCGCTCAAGTGCCGCGTGAGCAGCGCCGCCGACGGCATCGAGGCCCTCGCCGCGGTGCAGCGGGAGCAGCCCGATCTCATCCTGCTCGACGTGATGATGCCGCGCATGTCCGGCTTTGAAGTCTGCCAGCGGCTCAAATCCGACCCGGCCACGCGCGACATTCCGATCCTCATGGTCACGGCGCTCAACGAAGTGGGCGACGTCGAGCGCGGCGCCGAGGCCGGCACCGACGATTTCCTCTCCAAGCCTTTCAACAAGGTGGAACTGCTCACGCGCGTGCGATCGCTGCTGCGGCTGCGCCTGCTCAAGCGCGAACTCGACCAGCAGATGGGCCGCAGCGATGTCGATCGGCAATCGGATCTTGATCAGCAGACGAGCCCGGGCTTCTGA
- a CDS encoding terpene cyclase/mutase family protein, producing the protein MRRAALNRLMAPAAAFASAALLAGAGVRVDQSAPPVDGGAANAPIRTEPEMNERLYESVRLGLEFLASQQNSDGSFGPDNRFSKNVGVTGLCGLAFMSDGHLPGRGKYGPQVQKALDYVLDNCTETGLIVGGESHGPMYGHGFATLFLGEIYGMGAVEDDARLRESLVKAVRLIVNCQNPEGGWRYNPLPEDADVSVTICQIMALRSARNAGIKVPKETIDRAVEYVRLCQNPDGGFRYMSVPGASAWPRSAAGIASLNYAGIYEDEALEKALQYLHDNAPPGRARQQAHYFYGIYYTAQAMYLAGGEHWARWWPEARDEVIARQDPASGSWSDPNAGGPYATAMALIVLQMPKRYLPIFQK; encoded by the coding sequence ATGAGGCGCGCAGCCCTGAATCGTCTCATGGCTCCCGCGGCGGCATTCGCTTCGGCCGCGCTGCTCGCCGGCGCGGGCGTGCGCGTGGATCAATCGGCTCCGCCCGTCGATGGCGGCGCCGCCAACGCGCCGATCCGGACCGAGCCGGAGATGAACGAACGCCTGTACGAATCGGTGCGCCTCGGCCTGGAGTTCCTGGCCTCGCAGCAGAACTCCGACGGTTCGTTCGGCCCCGACAACCGCTTCAGCAAAAACGTCGGCGTCACCGGGCTGTGCGGCCTGGCGTTCATGTCCGACGGCCATCTGCCCGGCCGCGGCAAGTACGGCCCCCAGGTGCAAAAGGCGCTCGACTACGTCCTGGACAACTGCACCGAGACCGGCCTGATCGTCGGCGGCGAATCGCACGGGCCGATGTACGGCCACGGGTTTGCCACTCTGTTTCTCGGTGAGATCTACGGCATGGGCGCCGTCGAAGATGATGCCCGCCTGCGCGAGTCGCTCGTCAAGGCCGTGCGCCTCATCGTCAACTGCCAGAACCCCGAAGGCGGCTGGCGCTACAACCCACTGCCCGAAGACGCCGACGTCTCGGTGACCATCTGCCAGATCATGGCGCTGCGCTCGGCGCGCAACGCCGGCATCAAGGTGCCCAAGGAGACGATCGACCGCGCCGTGGAGTACGTGCGGCTGTGCCAGAATCCCGATGGCGGTTTCCGGTACATGTCCGTGCCGGGCGCTTCGGCCTGGCCGCGCTCGGCTGCGGGCATCGCGAGCCTGAATTACGCGGGCATCTACGAAGACGAGGCGCTCGAAAAAGCGCTGCAGTACCTGCACGACAACGCGCCGCCCGGCCGCGCGCGCCAGCAGGCGCACTACTTCTACGGCATCTACTACACGGCGCAGGCGATGTACCTCGCCGGCGGAGAGCACTGGGCGAGGTGGTGGCCTGAAGCGCGCGATGAAGTCATCGCGCGACAGGACCCCGCCAGCGGCTCGTGGAGCGATCCCAACGCCGGTGGTCCCTACGCCACTGCCATGGCGCTCATCGTTCTGCAGATGCCCAAGCGCTATCTGCCGATCTTCCAGAAGTGA
- a CDS encoding BatA domain-containing protein produces the protein MNFVHMGLAIAGLAAVAIPIIIHLLFRQRRRPIEWGAMRFLLEAYRRSRHRMRLEQWLLLAIRCLVLALLGMALARPLLSNSTLPLGPGSRVVYLVIDNGVASTATGADGRTALQRHVQQASQIVGSLKASDRVALVAAAQPIDAIIDPPAVDHAAVLANLDDLRASHTSTDIDAALSRVRESISLRQDDPSPVFVYLISEFLAGSADLTRPLSARFIDDDRSIRLIASEPSAQAPLNVQVESIDSKRRVALAGATDLSGQFTIHLRRVGDVTGEAVSTVRLSAEPLPSPEPITVHWARGQSEAAVDMRLDVRGVEPGEVVVTAAIDRDALSADNARYSVLDVRDVLRVGVLDRREFGRPGDLASFPSGAWFRRALDPGQGSAISVIDIDPASIDRAAMRRLQAAVLTRPDLVTEEGWGVLREFVDGGGLLWLEPAEQDEVATWPDRAADALGINWRWAREAIEIGQDESGVALADEQPPGELLSLLGGELQSLTEPVRVTRILPVEEGLEEDSVVLKLADGAPWMMWTTAGGDRRSGLIVYLASAVHLDWTSLPAKPFMVALAHEVVRQGVGRSREQRELTPGQVVAGALPAGAATLVGPNSSRYTVLTRDGGATLDRPIREAGVYEALDDRDVSLGLLGVNVEPDAGRTEALGAVQVSDWLSAAGSWQWLDALDSGAALAGETTWGEISLALLVAALALALLETLLARWFSHGLRRDLEVGGLETDRYSLSSTLAAEGRPA, from the coding sequence ATGAACTTCGTGCACATGGGACTGGCGATCGCGGGTCTCGCCGCCGTGGCGATTCCCATCATCATTCACCTGCTGTTCCGCCAGCGGCGCCGGCCGATCGAGTGGGGTGCGATGCGCTTCCTGCTCGAGGCGTATCGGCGCAGCCGCCATCGCATGCGCCTCGAGCAGTGGCTGCTGCTGGCGATCCGCTGTCTCGTGCTGGCTTTGCTTGGAATGGCGCTGGCCCGGCCGCTGCTGAGCAACTCGACGTTGCCGCTGGGTCCGGGCAGTCGCGTGGTGTATCTCGTCATCGACAACGGCGTGGCTTCGACGGCCACCGGCGCCGACGGCCGCACCGCGCTGCAGCGGCACGTGCAGCAGGCCAGCCAGATCGTCGGTTCGCTCAAGGCGTCGGATCGCGTGGCGCTCGTTGCTGCAGCGCAGCCCATTGATGCAATCATCGATCCGCCGGCAGTCGATCACGCGGCGGTGCTGGCCAACCTGGATGATCTCAGGGCGTCGCACACGTCCACAGACATCGACGCTGCTTTGTCGCGCGTGCGCGAGTCGATCTCGCTGCGGCAGGACGATCCGAGCCCTGTGTTCGTGTATCTGATCAGCGAATTTCTCGCCGGTTCGGCGGATCTGACGCGACCGCTTTCGGCCCGGTTCATCGATGATGATCGCAGCATCAGGCTGATCGCTTCCGAGCCGTCGGCGCAGGCGCCGCTCAACGTGCAGGTCGAATCGATCGACTCGAAACGGCGCGTGGCGCTGGCCGGGGCGACCGATCTGAGCGGGCAATTCACCATACATCTGCGCCGCGTGGGAGACGTAACGGGCGAAGCCGTGAGCACGGTGCGGCTCAGCGCCGAGCCGCTGCCCAGTCCCGAGCCCATCACGGTGCACTGGGCGCGCGGGCAGAGCGAGGCGGCGGTGGACATGCGCCTAGACGTGCGCGGCGTCGAACCGGGTGAAGTGGTCGTCACGGCGGCGATTGACCGCGACGCACTCAGCGCCGACAACGCGCGCTACAGCGTGCTCGACGTGCGCGATGTGTTGCGCGTGGGTGTGCTCGACCGGCGGGAATTTGGCAGACCAGGCGATCTCGCGTCCTTTCCCAGCGGCGCGTGGTTCCGCCGCGCGCTCGATCCGGGGCAGGGTTCGGCCATCAGCGTCATCGACATCGATCCGGCTTCGATCGACCGCGCCGCGATGCGGCGGCTGCAGGCGGCGGTGCTCACGCGACCGGATCTCGTTACCGAAGAGGGCTGGGGCGTACTGCGCGAGTTCGTCGATGGCGGCGGGCTGCTCTGGCTTGAGCCGGCCGAGCAGGACGAGGTCGCCACGTGGCCTGACCGCGCCGCCGACGCGCTGGGCATCAACTGGCGCTGGGCGCGCGAAGCAATCGAAATCGGGCAGGATGAATCGGGCGTGGCGCTCGCCGATGAGCAGCCGCCGGGCGAACTGCTCAGCCTGCTCGGCGGCGAGTTGCAGTCACTCACTGAACCAGTGCGCGTCACCCGCATTCTGCCCGTCGAGGAAGGCCTCGAAGAAGACTCCGTCGTACTCAAACTCGCCGACGGCGCCCCGTGGATGATGTGGACCACGGCCGGCGGCGATCGGCGCAGCGGATTGATCGTCTATCTCGCCAGCGCCGTGCACCTCGACTGGACCAGCCTGCCCGCCAAGCCGTTCATGGTCGCGCTGGCGCACGAAGTCGTGCGCCAGGGCGTGGGCCGCAGCCGCGAGCAGCGCGAACTCACGCCTGGACAGGTCGTGGCGGGCGCGCTGCCTGCGGGGGCGGCGACGCTCGTGGGGCCGAACTCGTCTCGCTACACCGTGCTCACACGCGACGGCGGCGCCACGCTCGATCGGCCGATTCGCGAAGCCGGTGTGTACGAGGCGCTCGACGATCGTGATGTCTCGTTGGGCCTGCTGGGAGTCAACGTCGAGCCCGACGCCGGCCGCACCGAAGCGCTCGGCGCCGTGCAGGTCAGCGACTGGCTCAGCGCCGCCGGCTCGTGGCAGTGGCTCGATGCGCTCGACAGCGGCGCTGCGCTGGCCGGCGAAACGACCTGGGGCGAGATCAGCCTGGCGCTGCTGGTCGCGGCGCTGGCGCTGGCCCTGCTTGAAACGCTGCTGGCGCGCTGGTTCAGCCATGGCCTGCGCCGCGACCTCGAAGTCGGCGGTCTGGAGACCGATCGGTACTCGCTCAGTTCGACCCTTGCGGCGGAAGGGCGGCCCGCATGA
- a CDS encoding DUF58 domain-containing protein produces the protein MPDTPLQTDDYLSPATLARLGAFELRARMIIEGIRSGMHESPYYGFSVEFAQHRQYVQGDDIRHLDWKVFGRSDKLYLKQYEQETNLDVVLLVDSSGSMRFGTLEVTGDDGTKRTWRKFDHATALGAAMSFLALQQQDRVGMVVFADGVRSLVNRSSARGHWRQIVAALNTHPVKEATSIGRCVDQALGKVTNRVLFVIISDFFDDLDQIRSAMARVRHRGHDLVLLQVLDRQEMRFDFRTPAPFEGLELEGKLNLDPRSLRQAYLEVLSEHCRALEKLARGFHFDYQRIDTHDSLGPVLSHFLARRMAQGRRGRG, from the coding sequence ATGCCCGACACACCTCTCCAGACTGACGACTACCTCTCGCCTGCGACACTGGCGCGGCTTGGCGCGTTCGAATTGCGCGCGCGGATGATCATCGAGGGCATTCGCTCGGGCATGCACGAGAGCCCGTACTACGGCTTCTCCGTCGAGTTTGCCCAGCATCGGCAGTACGTGCAGGGCGACGACATTCGCCACCTCGACTGGAAGGTCTTCGGCCGCAGCGACAAGCTGTATCTCAAGCAGTACGAGCAGGAGACCAATCTCGACGTCGTGCTGCTCGTCGATTCATCCGGTTCGATGCGCTTCGGCACGCTCGAGGTCACTGGCGACGACGGCACGAAGCGCACCTGGCGCAAGTTCGACCACGCCACCGCCCTGGGCGCCGCGATGTCGTTCCTGGCGCTGCAGCAGCAGGACCGCGTGGGCATGGTCGTCTTCGCCGACGGCGTGCGCTCGCTGGTCAATCGCAGCAGCGCCCGGGGGCACTGGCGGCAGATCGTCGCGGCGCTCAACACCCACCCGGTGAAGGAGGCGACGAGCATCGGCCGGTGCGTGGACCAGGCCTTGGGCAAGGTGACCAACCGCGTGCTGTTCGTCATCATCAGTGACTTTTTCGATGATCTCGACCAGATCCGCAGCGCCATGGCCCGCGTGCGCCACCGCGGCCACGACCTCGTCCTGCTGCAGGTGCTCGACCGGCAGGAGATGCGGTTCGACTTCCGCACACCCGCGCCCTTTGAAGGCTTGGAACTCGAAGGCAAACTGAATCTTGACCCGCGCTCGCTGCGGCAGGCGTATCTCGAAGTGCTGAGCGAACACTGCCGCGCGCTCGAAAAACTCGCGCGCGGCTTCCACTTCGATTACCAGCGGATCGACACGCACGACTCGCTCGGACCGGTGCTGAGCCACTTTCTCGCCCGGCGCATGGCCCAGGGCCGCAGGGGGCGCGGATGA
- a CDS encoding DUF4258 domain-containing protein gives MGLIFEVGIVAMGSFFQRIKQAVSADRYVIGVHAAQRLRERRVPQWQAVAGLADGVLIAERPRSKPNASVEVEQSLPDGTAVKAVWSWLPYDQAAKLVTVHFLDR, from the coding sequence ATGGGTCTGATCTTTGAAGTCGGGATCGTGGCGATGGGTTCGTTCTTTCAGAGAATCAAGCAGGCTGTTTCGGCAGACCGCTACGTCATCGGGGTCCATGCCGCCCAGAGACTGCGGGAACGAAGAGTTCCGCAATGGCAAGCGGTCGCGGGCCTGGCCGACGGAGTCCTGATTGCTGAACGCCCGCGATCGAAGCCTAACGCCTCGGTCGAGGTGGAACAATCGCTGCCGGACGGAACAGCCGTCAAGGCCGTCTGGTCGTGGCTCCCCTATGATCAAGCGGCGAAACTGGTAACGGTCCACTTCCTGGACAGGTGA
- a CDS encoding AAA family ATPase: protein MTDPSQPITPRAISTISTDPEQAIRKTREAYEQLRSEIAKVIVGQDEVIEQMLITLFCHGHAILEGVPGLAKTLLISTIARTLNLRFSRVQFTPDLMPTDITGTEVIDEDKATGQRSLRFVRGPVFANVILADEINRTPPKTQAALLEAMQEGQVTVGGHAHPLPKPFFVLATQNPIEQEGTYPLPEAQLDRFMFMIRIGYPKPEQELEVIRRTTATHAASITAVLSGEDVATVQDLVRQVPVADNVLRYALNLVRATRVRDPEAVKPKIVTDYLSWGAGPRASQYIVLAAKAKAILAGATHVMPEHIQSVAHPVLRHRIITNFNAEADGVTTDDVVTSLLETIPVEGTDAATSRKMDAVLK, encoded by the coding sequence ATGACCGACCCGAGCCAGCCGATCACCCCGCGAGCCATTTCGACGATTTCGACCGACCCGGAGCAGGCGATCCGCAAAACGCGCGAAGCGTACGAGCAGTTGCGCAGCGAGATCGCCAAGGTGATCGTCGGGCAGGACGAGGTGATCGAGCAGATGCTCATCACGCTTTTCTGCCACGGGCACGCGATTCTCGAGGGCGTGCCGGGACTGGCCAAGACGCTGCTCATCTCGACGATTGCGCGGACGCTGAACCTGCGCTTCAGTCGCGTGCAGTTCACGCCGGACCTCATGCCCACCGACATCACGGGCACGGAGGTCATTGACGAAGACAAGGCGACGGGGCAGCGGAGCCTGCGCTTCGTGCGCGGCCCGGTGTTCGCCAACGTGATCCTCGCCGACGAGATCAACCGCACGCCGCCCAAGACGCAGGCGGCGCTGCTCGAAGCGATGCAGGAGGGGCAGGTGACGGTGGGCGGCCACGCGCACCCGCTGCCCAAGCCCTTCTTCGTGCTCGCCACGCAGAACCCCATCGAGCAGGAAGGCACCTACCCGCTGCCAGAGGCGCAGCTCGACCGGTTCATGTTCATGATCCGCATCGGGTATCCCAAGCCCGAGCAGGAACTCGAGGTCATCCGGCGCACGACCGCGACGCACGCGGCGTCGATCACCGCCGTGCTCAGCGGCGAGGACGTGGCGACGGTGCAGGACCTGGTCCGGCAGGTGCCTGTGGCGGACAACGTGCTGCGTTACGCGCTCAACCTCGTGCGGGCGACGCGCGTGCGCGACCCCGAGGCGGTGAAGCCCAAGATCGTGACGGACTACCTGTCGTGGGGCGCCGGGCCGCGGGCGAGCCAGTACATCGTGCTCGCGGCCAAGGCCAAGGCGATCCTCGCGGGCGCGACGCACGTCATGCCCGAGCACATCCAGTCGGTGGCCCACCCGGTCCTGCGGCACCGCATCATCACCAACTTCAACGCCGAGGCGGACGGCGTGACGACCGACGACGTCGTGACCAGCCTGCTCGAGACGATCCCGGTGGAGGGCACGGACGCGGCGACAAGCCGCAAGATGGATGCGGTGTTGAAGTGA
- a CDS encoding methyltransferase domain-containing protein, with translation MTPDAEQNPHWNEYYAATETRPPRDTVLRALEHTPRDGRGFDLGCGVGHDTIAMLRHGLRVTAVDQSEEAIARTRRQAQDLGLDARLTTVVEPFERIELTPADLINAAYSLPFCALDAFESLWARIIDTLRPGGIFAGQLFGVNDQWATEPGHHANIFLSRAQVDELTAGLERLHFNEFEGDGTTATGKPRYWHLYHMVLRKAP, from the coding sequence ATGACACCCGACGCCGAGCAGAATCCGCACTGGAATGAGTATTACGCGGCCACCGAAACCCGCCCGCCGCGCGACACCGTGCTCAGGGCCCTGGAGCACACGCCCCGCGACGGCCGCGGCTTCGATCTCGGCTGCGGCGTCGGCCACGACACCATCGCCATGCTCCGACATGGCCTGCGCGTCACCGCGGTCGATCAGTCCGAAGAAGCCATCGCCCGCACACGCCGCCAGGCGCAGGATCTCGGGCTCGATGCGCGGCTCACCACGGTCGTCGAGCCGTTTGAGCGCATCGAACTGACGCCGGCCGATCTCATCAACGCGGCGTACTCGCTGCCGTTCTGCGCGCTCGATGCGTTCGAGTCGCTGTGGGCGCGCATCATCGATACGCTGCGGCCGGGCGGCATTTTCGCGGGCCAGTTGTTCGGTGTGAATGACCAGTGGGCCACCGAGCCGGGGCACCACGCCAACATCTTCCTCTCACGCGCGCAAGTGGATGAACTCACCGCCGGCCTCGAGCGCCTGCACTTCAACGAGTTCGAAGGCGACGGCACCACCGCCACCGGCAAGCCGCGCTACTGGCACCTCTACCACATGGTGTTGCGCAAGGCGCCGTAA
- a CDS encoding rhodanese-like domain-containing protein encodes MISPPTRAAWRFVLAAAAAGLCLAAACCSNQPKVNDSDLVYIETPALAEAMESSKKRVIIVDARIAPRYELAHIPGAINIPLADAVRDDERLKDVKGIIVYALDWEDPIALAMSKKLMALGYKDVQTYRGGLREWIDLGKPTEPPLDAPREDGN; translated from the coding sequence ATGATTTCACCCCCCACCCGCGCCGCGTGGAGGTTTGTGCTGGCTGCGGCTGCAGCGGGCCTGTGCCTGGCGGCCGCCTGCTGCAGCAACCAGCCCAAGGTCAACGACAGCGACCTGGTCTACATCGAGACTCCGGCCCTCGCGGAGGCCATGGAGAGTTCGAAGAAGCGAGTCATCATCGTCGATGCCCGCATCGCCCCGCGCTACGAACTGGCCCACATCCCGGGGGCGATCAACATCCCGCTGGCCGACGCCGTGCGCGATGACGAGCGGCTCAAGGATGTCAAGGGGATCATCGTCTACGCGCTGGACTGGGAAGACCCGATCGCGCTGGCCATGAGCAAGAAGCTCATGGCGCTGGGCTACAAGGATGTGCAGACCTATCGCGGCGGCCTGCGCGAGTGGATCGACCTCGGCAAACCGACCGAGCCGCCGCTGGATGCGCCGCGCGAGGATGGAAACTGA
- a CDS encoding redoxin domain-containing protein: MTHASFHPVFRFSRLALAMALLALLCAGAAAQRSKPVAVGEVVPDFKLTGIDGKERQLSDCKGQIVILEWFNPQCPYVIDQYTKRTLKSFGNDMQQAGVVYLAINSGAPGQPGSGKQANEEARERFGIRFPILLDEDGQVGRMLDARFTPQMFIIDGKGVLRYAGALDNAPLGKVNETYPPGKGKQRGEYVNYVQQAYDELKAGEDVSTPKTKPYGTRVKY, encoded by the coding sequence ATGACCCACGCTTCGTTCCATCCCGTCTTTCGATTCAGCCGCCTCGCACTCGCCATGGCGCTGCTGGCGCTTCTATGCGCCGGAGCCGCCGCGCAGCGGTCCAAGCCGGTGGCGGTCGGCGAGGTCGTACCCGATTTCAAACTCACCGGTATCGACGGCAAAGAGCGGCAACTGAGCGACTGCAAGGGCCAGATCGTCATCCTCGAGTGGTTCAACCCCCAGTGCCCTTACGTCATCGACCAGTACACCAAGCGCACGCTCAAGAGCTTCGGCAACGACATGCAGCAGGCCGGCGTGGTGTACCTCGCCATCAACTCCGGTGCGCCCGGCCAGCCCGGCTCCGGAAAGCAGGCCAACGAAGAGGCCCGCGAACGCTTCGGCATCCGCTTCCCGATCCTGCTCGATGAAGACGGCCAGGTCGGCCGCATGCTCGACGCCCGCTTCACGCCGCAGATGTTCATCATTGATGGCAAGGGCGTGCTGCGCTACGCCGGCGCGCTCGACAACGCGCCGCTGGGCAAGGTGAACGAAACCTACCCGCCGGGCAAAGGCAAGCAGCGCGGCGAATACGTCAACTACGTCCAGCAGGCCTACGACGAACTCAAGGCCGGCGAAGACGTGAGCACGCCCAAGACCAAGCCGTATGGCACGCGCGTGAAATACTGA
- a CDS encoding Gfo/Idh/MocA family oxidoreductase, protein MGFIEHIPGTQPVVAPPRHPKAIGVGVLGLHEGRTMLMALATRCGFVYPVAGCDLSADKIDASRRQWPDLFYTNDYDAMLARPDIGIVAIYTPDREHAGHIIKAFEAGKDVICTKPIVNSLDAARQVLEAGRRTGRQLLVGQSTRFFEPFRRQRLAFERGEFGAIELADAHYIHRMDWYYRKSPWAATDTDWVFLGLSHPLDLLRWYLGPISSVQAVGSRSKMGSAFNVKGRDMYLVHVEAVSGAIGRAMGHYGCHELPRARNCIELMLYGSAGSSLAQYHDMRYIHTTPQADAKESAGGFDPGALGEVVEDYLYAGRQYYFNSEVHGMHYGEFANYADHFGRALIEGSPYSPDLEEGIETLCLMEAVRQSTESGQPVKLAPVLEAVRLR, encoded by the coding sequence ATGGGCTTCATCGAGCACATACCCGGCACGCAGCCGGTCGTTGCCCCGCCGCGACACCCCAAGGCGATCGGCGTGGGCGTGCTCGGCCTGCACGAGGGCCGCACAATGCTCATGGCCCTGGCGACGCGCTGCGGCTTCGTCTATCCCGTCGCCGGCTGCGACCTGAGTGCCGACAAGATCGACGCCAGCCGGCGGCAGTGGCCCGATCTCTTCTACACGAATGACTACGACGCGATGCTCGCGCGCCCCGACATCGGCATCGTCGCCATCTACACGCCTGACCGCGAGCACGCCGGGCACATCATCAAGGCCTTCGAAGCGGGCAAGGATGTCATCTGCACCAAGCCGATTGTGAATTCACTCGACGCGGCGCGGCAGGTGCTCGAAGCGGGAAGGCGCACGGGCCGCCAGCTCCTCGTCGGACAGAGCACGCGCTTCTTCGAGCCCTTCCGCCGCCAGCGGCTAGCGTTCGAGCGCGGCGAATTCGGCGCCATCGAACTCGCCGACGCCCACTACATCCACCGCATGGACTGGTATTACCGCAAGAGCCCGTGGGCGGCGACGGACACCGACTGGGTGTTTCTGGGCCTCTCGCACCCGCTCGATCTGCTGCGCTGGTATCTCGGGCCGATCAGCAGTGTGCAGGCGGTCGGCTCGCGCTCGAAGATGGGTAGCGCGTTCAATGTAAAGGGACGCGATATGTACCTGGTCCATGTTGAGGCAGTGAGTGGCGCGATCGGCCGGGCCATGGGGCACTACGGCTGCCACGAACTGCCGCGGGCCCGCAACTGCATCGAACTGATGCTCTACGGCAGCGCGGGCAGCAGCCTCGCGCAGTACCACGACATGCGCTACATCCACACCACGCCGCAAGCGGACGCGAAGGAGAGCGCCGGCGGCTTCGATCCTGGCGCGCTGGGCGAAGTAGTTGAGGATTACCTCTATGCGGGCCGGCAGTACTACTTCAATTCCGAGGTGCACGGAATGCACTACGGCGAGTTCGCCAACTACGCCGACCACTTCGGCCGGGCGCTGATCGAGGGCTCGCCGTATTCACCCGATCTTGAGGAAGGCATCGAGACGCTGTGCCTCATGGAAGCCGTGCGCCAGAGCACCGAATCGGGCCAGCCGGTGAAGTTGGCGCCAGTTCTGGAAGCGGTGAGGCTGCGATAG